A genome region from Meriones unguiculatus strain TT.TT164.6M chromosome 19, Bangor_MerUng_6.1, whole genome shotgun sequence includes the following:
- the LOC132649301 gene encoding aldo-keto reductase family 1 member C13 isoform X1, which yields MSSKQQRVKLNDGYFIPALGFGTYKPREVPKSKSLEAANLAIDAGFRHIDTAFAYQVEEEIGQAIQSKIKAGVIKREDMFITTKLWCTCFRPELVRPALERSLKSLQLDYVDLYVMHYPVPMKAGDDDFPSDNEGKFLLDSVDFCDTWEALEKCKDAGLVKSIGVSNFNHKQLERILNKPGLKYKPVCNQVECHLYLNQSKLLDYCKSKDIVLVAYGALGTQRYKEWVDQNSPVLLNDPVLCDVAKKNKRSPALIALRYLIQRGVVTLAQSFKENEMKENLKVFEFQLSPEDMKTLDGLNKNFRYLPAEFFVDHPEYPYSEEY from the exons ATGAGTTCCAAACAGCAGCGTGTCAAACTAAACGATGGCTACTTCATTCCTGCCTTGGGCTTTGGCACCTATAAACCCAGAGAG GTTCCCAAGAGTAAGTCACTGGAGGCTGCAAATCTAGCTATAGATGCTGGCTTCCGCCATATTGATACTGCTTTTGCCTACCAAGTAGAAGAGGAGATAGGACAGGCCATTCAAAGCAAGATTAAAGCTGGAGTTATAAAGAGAGAAGACATGTTCATCACTACAAAG CTTTGGTGCACTTGCTTTCGACCAGAGCTGGTCCGGCCTGCTTTAGAAAGATCACTGAAAAGCCTTCAGCTGGACTATGTTGACCTTTACGTTATGCATTACCCAGTGCCAATGAAG GCAGGGGATGATGATTTTCCGTCAGATAATGAAGGAAAATTTCTATTGGACTCAGTGGATTTCTGTGACACATGGGAG GCATTGGAGAAGTGTAAGGATGCAGGATTGGTCAAGTCCATTGGGGTGTCCAACTTTAACCACAAGCAGCTAGAAAGAATCCTAAATAAACCAGGACTTAAGTACAAACCTGTCTGCAACCAG GTTGAATGTCATCTTTATTTGAACCAGAGTAAGCTACTGGATTACTGCAAATCAAAAGACATTGTTCTCGTGGCTTATGGTGCTCTGGGAACCCAAAGATACAAAGAATG gGTGGACCAAAACTCTCCAGTTCTCTTGAATGATCCAGTTCTCTGTGATGTGGCCAAAAAGAACAAGCGCAGTCCTGCCCTGATTGCACTTAGATACCTGATTCAGCGTGGGGTTGTGACCCTGGCCCAGAGTTTCAAAGAGAATGAAATGAAAGAGAATTTGAAG GTTTTTGAATTTCAGTTGTCTCCAGAGGACATGAAAACCCTAGATGGCCTGAACAAAAATTTTCGCTATCTTCCAGCTGAGTT ttttgttgaccACCCGGAATATCCATATTCTGAGGAATATTAA
- the LOC132649301 gene encoding aldo-keto reductase family 1 member C13 isoform X2, with amino-acid sequence MSSKQQRVKLNDGYFIPALGFGTYKPREVPKSKSLEAANLAIDAGFRHIDTAFAYQVEEEIGQAIQSKIKAGVIKREDMFITTKLWCTCFRPELVRPALERSLKSLQLDYVDLYVMHYPVPMKAGDDDFPSDNEGKFLLDSVDFCDTWEVECHLYLNQSKLLDYCKSKDIVLVAYGALGTQRYKEWVDQNSPVLLNDPVLCDVAKKNKRSPALIALRYLIQRGVVTLAQSFKENEMKENLKVFEFQLSPEDMKTLDGLNKNFRYLPAEFFVDHPEYPYSEEY; translated from the exons ATGAGTTCCAAACAGCAGCGTGTCAAACTAAACGATGGCTACTTCATTCCTGCCTTGGGCTTTGGCACCTATAAACCCAGAGAG GTTCCCAAGAGTAAGTCACTGGAGGCTGCAAATCTAGCTATAGATGCTGGCTTCCGCCATATTGATACTGCTTTTGCCTACCAAGTAGAAGAGGAGATAGGACAGGCCATTCAAAGCAAGATTAAAGCTGGAGTTATAAAGAGAGAAGACATGTTCATCACTACAAAG CTTTGGTGCACTTGCTTTCGACCAGAGCTGGTCCGGCCTGCTTTAGAAAGATCACTGAAAAGCCTTCAGCTGGACTATGTTGACCTTTACGTTATGCATTACCCAGTGCCAATGAAG GCAGGGGATGATGATTTTCCGTCAGATAATGAAGGAAAATTTCTATTGGACTCAGTGGATTTCTGTGACACATGGGAG GTTGAATGTCATCTTTATTTGAACCAGAGTAAGCTACTGGATTACTGCAAATCAAAAGACATTGTTCTCGTGGCTTATGGTGCTCTGGGAACCCAAAGATACAAAGAATG gGTGGACCAAAACTCTCCAGTTCTCTTGAATGATCCAGTTCTCTGTGATGTGGCCAAAAAGAACAAGCGCAGTCCTGCCCTGATTGCACTTAGATACCTGATTCAGCGTGGGGTTGTGACCCTGGCCCAGAGTTTCAAAGAGAATGAAATGAAAGAGAATTTGAAG GTTTTTGAATTTCAGTTGTCTCCAGAGGACATGAAAACCCTAGATGGCCTGAACAAAAATTTTCGCTATCTTCCAGCTGAGTT ttttgttgaccACCCGGAATATCCATATTCTGAGGAATATTAA